One segment of Arthrobacter sp. MMS18-M83 DNA contains the following:
- a CDS encoding MFS transporter, with product MATTHSPAPSELARMRKVRRAGAIGNFIEYFDNALYAYFAVTIAKLFFPTVDPVAGLLSTFAVFGVAFLIRPVGGVVFGHIGDRLGRKRQLILALLLMSVSTTILGLLPTYATVGVLAPALLLVCRLLQGFSVGGESTGAFVLVVEHSPAGRRGRNTAPLIVSSIAGAASAALLAMITTSVLSAEALTAWGWRLPFFVAVPLGIVGLYLRLHIDESEAFKEAAKESAVINAAAGHRHAPLIQAFRSVPKELFILFCWVALQAVAGYLTVGYMVTHLVQFEKLPMATALGVLVSGMVIAMLACSLFGRLVDRISRKKFAIMISVGLAIWVFPAFVMMSWGPIPAAIGLGIFASMQYATMISAGIAIVELFPVDVRASASGFAYSVAFSVFGGTVPFVATYLSANFGATAPSYYVIVFAVIGILVARFGLPNAREMDVIADPLEQQSPSNSGPTATTPLSAHATD from the coding sequence ATGGCAACAACCCATTCTCCTGCCCCATCCGAGCTCGCCCGCATGCGAAAAGTCCGCAGGGCCGGCGCGATCGGCAACTTCATCGAGTACTTCGACAACGCCCTCTACGCCTACTTCGCCGTCACCATCGCAAAGCTGTTCTTCCCGACCGTCGACCCAGTGGCAGGATTGCTCTCCACCTTCGCCGTTTTTGGCGTGGCCTTCCTCATCAGGCCCGTCGGCGGGGTCGTATTCGGACACATTGGCGACCGTCTCGGACGCAAGCGCCAGTTGATCCTTGCCTTGCTGCTCATGAGTGTCTCCACAACAATCCTCGGCCTGCTGCCCACCTACGCAACCGTGGGCGTGCTCGCCCCGGCGCTCCTTCTGGTCTGCCGCCTTTTGCAAGGCTTTTCTGTCGGCGGCGAATCAACGGGCGCCTTCGTGCTTGTCGTCGAGCATTCACCTGCAGGCCGGCGCGGCCGGAATACAGCGCCACTCATCGTTTCCTCCATCGCGGGCGCAGCCAGCGCCGCCCTTCTGGCAATGATTACCACCTCCGTTCTTTCTGCCGAAGCCCTTACGGCCTGGGGGTGGCGGCTTCCGTTCTTCGTCGCGGTGCCCCTTGGTATCGTGGGCCTCTATCTTCGCCTTCATATCGACGAGTCGGAAGCGTTCAAGGAGGCCGCGAAGGAATCCGCGGTCATCAACGCCGCAGCTGGCCACCGGCATGCGCCACTGATCCAGGCCTTTCGCAGTGTGCCGAAGGAACTCTTCATTCTCTTCTGCTGGGTGGCACTTCAGGCCGTCGCCGGCTACCTCACAGTCGGGTACATGGTGACGCACTTGGTCCAGTTCGAGAAGCTACCCATGGCAACGGCACTCGGTGTGCTTGTCTCCGGCATGGTGATCGCCATGCTCGCTTGCAGCCTCTTCGGCCGGCTCGTGGACCGCATCTCACGAAAGAAGTTTGCAATCATGATTTCGGTCGGCCTGGCGATCTGGGTCTTTCCTGCCTTCGTCATGATGTCCTGGGGGCCGATTCCGGCGGCAATCGGCCTCGGGATCTTCGCCTCGATGCAGTACGCCACGATGATCTCGGCCGGTATTGCCATCGTTGAACTGTTCCCTGTGGATGTGCGGGCAAGCGCCAGCGGCTTCGCCTACTCAGTTGCCTTCTCGGTATTCGGCGGAACTGTCCCCTTCGTCGCCACGTACCTTTCTGCCAACTTCGGCGCCACAGCACCGTCCTACTATGTGATCGTCTTCGCCGTCATCGGGATCTTAGTAGCTCGATTCGGGCTTCCCAACGCACGCGAAATGGACGTGATCGCGGACCCGCTGGAGCAGCAGTCGCCGTCAAATTCAGGCCCGACGGCGACAACACCGCTCAGCGCCCACGCCACCGACTGA
- a CDS encoding IclR family transcriptional regulator, with protein MTTTPLGESVITRVARILASFDRQNRSMPLTVLAERAGLPVPTAYRLVTELVRHGLLERDESKQIRIGLRLWELSTRGSDTLSLRDTALPYMEDLFESLGKLTTLSVLEGRTLLYVERLTPGGLNLNRALVAQRHPVHAASSGLVLLAYATPEFQAEFLSRPLARYTPDTVTDPDVLRKMLADIRQRRCCIAPGIGTAGWTGMAVPVFGPGNRVAAALSVVYELGTERPTEAIPAMQAASFGISMALGAQPPRRD; from the coding sequence GTGACCACCACGCCATTGGGTGAATCGGTCATCACCAGGGTGGCCCGGATCCTGGCGTCCTTCGACCGCCAAAACCGTTCCATGCCCCTTACCGTCCTGGCGGAGCGGGCAGGCCTACCGGTGCCCACTGCCTACCGCTTGGTCACTGAGTTGGTGCGCCATGGACTCCTGGAGCGCGACGAATCGAAGCAGATCCGCATTGGCCTGCGCCTGTGGGAGCTGTCCACTCGGGGCAGCGACACATTGTCGCTCCGCGATACGGCCCTGCCCTACATGGAAGACCTCTTCGAGAGCCTGGGTAAGCTCACAACGCTGTCGGTCCTTGAGGGCCGGACTCTCCTCTACGTGGAGCGACTCACCCCCGGAGGCCTTAACCTGAACCGGGCACTGGTGGCCCAGCGCCACCCTGTGCACGCTGCGTCCTCCGGGCTAGTACTCCTGGCGTATGCCACTCCCGAGTTCCAGGCGGAATTCCTCTCAAGGCCTCTGGCCCGGTACACCCCGGACACGGTCACGGACCCCGACGTGCTGCGAAAGATGCTTGCCGACATCAGGCAGCGCAGGTGTTGCATAGCACCGGGCATTGGCACCGCCGGCTGGACCGGGATGGCGGTACCCGTCTTTGGCCCTGGCAACCGGGTGGCTGCAGCCCTGAGCGTCGTCTACGAACTCGGCACGGAGCGTCCCACAGAAGCCATTCCGGCGATGCAGGCCGCATCCTTCGGAATCTCGATGGCCCTCGGCGCACAACCGCCAAGACGGGACTGA
- a CDS encoding cytochrome P450 translates to MSATAETANTPATPKGTPPIPGAQLPYSHEIDWPDGLAPWTVIDEKGTQGEPYAHFKWMREHHPVLRVHHPSEDVYFLSRYQDVRKGMRSPKIFLNQVNNVPPFAFPTLLDGAAHVKLRKVIASAFIPKTIALVTNRVREVAEARVKALVDAGGGEVVNDVSRPLTIATISGILGVPVEDLDKIHFLSDQMFVYFARLSRMAPGTDDDEKYTKEFFAYLNMTLRRLHEEKSESVAGHIARSWLDDGVLTEDEATELCAFVFVAGFETTERLIAAGFRELEANPDLLRRLRDNPEQDSEKFIEELVRFRGPVHKAPRRTTEDFEFAGVMIPKGSIVRLLLASANRDESQWPHADQFDIDRETDGHFGFGHGVHACVGAPLARLESKILFQVLARDVESVEFDPQKDLTLLKGNSLTNGVDTLTVKVTPRQEA, encoded by the coding sequence ATGTCCGCTACTGCTGAAACAGCGAACACCCCTGCAACCCCGAAGGGAACGCCACCAATCCCGGGAGCACAGCTGCCCTATTCCCATGAAATCGACTGGCCCGACGGCCTGGCCCCTTGGACCGTGATCGATGAAAAAGGCACCCAAGGCGAGCCTTACGCCCATTTCAAGTGGATGCGCGAACACCACCCCGTCCTCCGCGTCCACCATCCGTCCGAAGATGTTTACTTCCTCTCCCGGTACCAGGACGTTCGCAAGGGGATGCGCTCACCCAAAATCTTCCTGAACCAGGTCAACAATGTCCCGCCGTTCGCCTTCCCCACGCTGCTGGACGGCGCTGCGCACGTGAAGCTGCGCAAGGTCATCGCCTCCGCGTTCATTCCGAAGACAATCGCGCTGGTCACTAACCGTGTGCGCGAGGTCGCGGAGGCGCGCGTCAAGGCCCTCGTGGATGCTGGCGGCGGCGAAGTTGTCAATGACGTCTCGCGTCCCCTGACCATCGCAACCATCAGCGGCATCCTTGGCGTACCAGTTGAGGACTTGGACAAGATTCATTTCCTGTCCGACCAGATGTTCGTCTATTTCGCCCGGCTGTCCCGAATGGCTCCAGGCACGGACGACGACGAGAAATACACCAAGGAATTCTTCGCGTACCTCAACATGACGCTCAGGCGCCTGCACGAAGAGAAGAGCGAATCAGTTGCCGGACACATCGCGAGGTCATGGCTCGATGACGGAGTCCTCACGGAAGACGAAGCGACCGAGCTGTGCGCGTTTGTGTTCGTCGCCGGCTTCGAAACGACGGAGCGCCTGATCGCCGCCGGATTCCGGGAGCTCGAGGCCAACCCGGATCTTCTGCGCCGCCTCCGCGACAACCCCGAACAGGACAGCGAGAAGTTCATCGAAGAACTCGTCCGCTTCCGCGGCCCCGTCCACAAGGCTCCGCGCCGTACCACGGAAGACTTCGAGTTCGCCGGGGTCATGATCCCGAAAGGTTCGATCGTGCGCCTCCTGCTCGCGTCCGCAAACCGTGATGAGTCCCAGTGGCCGCACGCGGACCAGTTCGACATCGACCGGGAGACCGACGGCCACTTCGGCTTTGGACACGGTGTGCACGCATGCGTGGGCGCCCCGCTTGCCCGGTTGGAGAGCAAGATCCTCTTCCAGGTGCTCGCCCGGGACGTGGAGAGCGTGGAGTTCGATCCGCAGAAGGACCTGACGCTCCTGAAAGGCAACAGCCTCACCAACGGCGTGGACACCCTCACAGTCAAGGTGACGCCTCGCCAGGAGGCATAG
- a CDS encoding SDR family oxidoreductase, with amino-acid sequence MTDLLNYAGKVCVVTGASSGMGKATAKLLAGQGATVYALDINEPREPLGTFIKVNLGNRLSIDEALAALPAHVDAVFSCAGIAGEIYSGRNFSELDVLTINFIGGRYLIEGLIPRLPEGGSIAVIASTGGMRWQQRAEKLLPFATTAGFEEAQQWFKENRDALFEGFPGVNVPYMISKEALIVWMKHRAYQLSGRRIRLNSISPASTATPMSDDFSLNAAGLKGSHISLVGKPATPADQAKALVFLNSDLASYVSGQDLQVDYAFTVRGLHGLD; translated from the coding sequence ATGACTGACCTACTGAACTATGCCGGCAAAGTCTGCGTCGTTACCGGCGCCAGTTCCGGCATGGGCAAGGCAACGGCCAAACTCCTCGCTGGCCAGGGAGCCACGGTCTACGCCCTGGACATCAACGAACCCCGGGAGCCCCTGGGCACCTTTATCAAGGTCAACCTCGGAAACCGTCTCTCCATCGACGAGGCTCTCGCGGCCCTGCCGGCGCACGTGGACGCCGTCTTCAGCTGCGCTGGAATCGCGGGGGAGATCTACTCCGGCCGCAATTTCTCCGAGCTGGACGTGCTGACCATCAACTTCATCGGCGGGCGATACCTCATCGAAGGCCTCATCCCGCGCCTCCCGGAGGGCGGCTCGATCGCCGTCATTGCCTCCACCGGCGGTATGCGCTGGCAGCAGCGGGCTGAGAAGCTCCTTCCCTTCGCCACCACGGCCGGCTTCGAGGAGGCGCAGCAGTGGTTCAAGGAGAATCGTGACGCCTTGTTCGAGGGCTTCCCCGGCGTCAACGTTCCCTACATGATTTCGAAGGAGGCGCTGATTGTCTGGATGAAGCACCGCGCCTACCAGCTCTCGGGCCGGCGTATTCGGCTCAACTCCATCTCGCCGGCCTCCACCGCTACGCCCATGAGCGACGATTTCAGCCTCAATGCGGCAGGCCTGAAGGGCTCGCACATTTCCTTGGTGGGGAAGCCGGCCACCCCGGCCGACCAGGCCAAGGCGCTAGTGTTCCTGAACTCAGACCTGGCCTCGTACGTGAGCGGGCAGGATCTCCAGGTGGACTACGCCTTTACTGTCCGCGGACTGCACGGGCTGGACTGA
- a CDS encoding HNH endonuclease signature motif containing protein, whose protein sequence is MNIPVILAAAVLALSGCASQQPGAVPSTPSNSRPAPTPSTVITTPRSAPQPPVQQPTPQPPAGLRFVHSPGVVAWDEHLQPGQCAAKVIDAAAGLVLPDPACTPGAVDPDVTTATLQTTICKTGYTATVRPPASETNKFKAAALAAYGMAADPSIELDHLIPLELGGANSASNLWPEMNRAGATGTTNPKDALENRLHMAVCSGALTLETAQQIILDWAHNL, encoded by the coding sequence ATGAATATTCCCGTGATCCTCGCAGCGGCTGTCCTTGCACTGTCAGGATGTGCCAGCCAGCAGCCAGGCGCGGTGCCCAGCACTCCGAGCAACAGCCGTCCTGCACCGACACCCTCGACCGTAATCACGACGCCCCGGTCGGCCCCTCAGCCGCCCGTTCAGCAGCCGACCCCACAGCCGCCTGCCGGGCTGCGGTTCGTGCATTCGCCGGGCGTTGTCGCGTGGGACGAGCATCTGCAGCCCGGCCAGTGCGCAGCCAAGGTCATAGACGCCGCGGCAGGCCTCGTGCTGCCGGATCCGGCCTGCACACCCGGCGCCGTTGATCCGGACGTGACGACAGCGACGCTGCAGACAACCATCTGCAAGACGGGGTATACGGCCACGGTGCGGCCACCCGCGTCGGAAACGAACAAATTCAAGGCCGCCGCGCTGGCGGCATACGGCATGGCCGCCGATCCATCCATTGAGCTGGACCACCTGATCCCGCTTGAGCTTGGCGGGGCCAACTCGGCATCAAACCTGTGGCCTGAGATGAACCGTGCCGGGGCAACCGGGACCACAAACCCGAAGGACGCCCTGGAAAACCGGCTCCACATGGCCGTGTGCTCCGGGGCATTGACGCTTGAAACAGCACAGCAGATCATCCTCGACTGGGCGCATAATCTCTAG
- a CDS encoding cytochrome b/b6 domain-containing protein, translating to MSTLAPDKPQRPEKPSQKSQLLRFVAITIAAIGSLAVIIVFARWLVSLPAVHAFIVEYPGYGSVRMDAPSGLPPWLNFQHFLNVFFMVLIIRTGWQVRTTQRPSAYWTRKNNGLIKTSGPPKKISLDLWLHLTLDALWILNGATFLVLLLATGQWMRVVPTSWDVLPNALSAVLQYTSLDWPLENGWNNYNSLQLLSYFATVFIAAPLAFLSGLRMSNAWPRSPRLNKAYPIELARRLHFPVMIYFVVFIAVHVTLVLCTGALRNLNHMYAAADDDGWLGFALFAASLVVIVGSWFLARPLFLRPIASLMGKVGR from the coding sequence ATGTCGACGCTCGCCCCGGACAAGCCCCAACGCCCGGAAAAACCTAGCCAGAAGAGTCAATTGTTGAGGTTCGTTGCCATCACAATTGCCGCCATCGGGAGCCTCGCAGTAATCATCGTCTTTGCACGCTGGCTCGTCTCATTGCCAGCAGTCCACGCGTTCATAGTTGAATACCCGGGATATGGCAGCGTCCGCATGGACGCCCCCTCAGGACTGCCACCCTGGCTCAATTTCCAGCACTTCCTCAACGTGTTCTTTATGGTGCTGATCATTCGAACCGGCTGGCAGGTCCGAACTACGCAACGCCCTTCCGCCTACTGGACCCGCAAAAACAACGGGCTCATCAAGACGTCGGGTCCGCCAAAGAAGATCAGCTTGGATCTCTGGCTTCACCTGACGCTGGACGCACTCTGGATACTCAACGGCGCCACGTTCCTCGTGCTGCTCCTTGCGACCGGTCAATGGATGCGCGTCGTCCCCACATCATGGGACGTACTGCCAAACGCCCTATCCGCCGTGCTCCAATACACCTCCCTGGACTGGCCCCTGGAAAATGGCTGGAACAACTACAACAGCCTGCAATTGTTGAGCTATTTCGCCACGGTGTTCATCGCAGCACCACTGGCCTTCCTGTCCGGACTCCGCATGTCCAATGCCTGGCCGCGCTCGCCAAGATTGAACAAGGCCTACCCCATCGAACTTGCCAGGAGGCTCCATTTTCCCGTGATGATCTACTTCGTCGTTTTCATCGCAGTGCACGTGACGCTCGTACTCTGCACCGGAGCATTGCGAAACCTTAACCACATGTACGCAGCAGCGGACGACGACGGCTGGTTGGGTTTCGCACTATTCGCCGCCTCGCTCGTGGTCATCGTTGGCAGCTGGTTCTTGGCGCGGCCACTCTTCCTTCGTCCGATCGCGTCTTTGATGGGAAAAGTCGGCCGCTAG
- a CDS encoding NAD-dependent succinate-semialdehyde dehydrogenase has translation MTVSPTSIDEMVISLVPKDLLIDGRWMTADGDRTFDVIDPSTGEVLCAVADASPADGRRALEAAVAAQATFARTTPRSRAQLLKNALALLQERTEQIAAIMSLEAGKPLAEARAEIASAGDFILHFAEEAVRIEGNYQENPVSGGRMIVTRQPIGTAILITPWNFPLSQAARKLAPAIAAGCTSVVKPAKETPLTLLAFAEVLKDAGVPDGVVNVVTTSDSNGVMEPLIRSGLARKLSFTGSTPVGVKLLEQAAEQVLSSSMELGGNAPFIVFEDADLDVAIDSLILNKMWNAGQTCTSANRIYVHASVIDRFQVMLTERMSGYAQGRGVDDGVTLGPLINAKQLASVHAMVTDALDAGAKLVLGGAPLDRPGFFYPPTILRDVPADAALNREEIFGPVAALIPFETEEDVVKRANDTDYGLVSYIFTEDLRRAVRVSEAMDSGNVGLNRGTVAYAAAPFGGVKKSGLGREGGKDGIEEFLETKFIALQL, from the coding sequence ATGACAGTTTCCCCAACAAGCATCGATGAAATGGTGATCTCCTTGGTGCCCAAGGACCTCCTGATCGATGGACGATGGATGACGGCCGACGGCGATCGCACCTTCGACGTCATCGACCCCTCCACCGGCGAGGTGCTCTGCGCCGTCGCCGATGCCTCGCCGGCTGACGGCCGGCGCGCCCTGGAGGCCGCGGTAGCCGCCCAAGCGACGTTCGCCCGCACGACGCCGCGCTCCCGAGCGCAGCTCCTGAAGAATGCACTGGCCCTGCTACAGGAGCGCACCGAGCAGATCGCGGCGATCATGAGCCTTGAAGCGGGCAAACCGCTGGCCGAGGCGCGGGCCGAAATCGCCAGCGCCGGCGATTTCATCCTGCACTTTGCCGAAGAAGCCGTGCGGATTGAAGGCAACTACCAGGAGAACCCGGTCAGCGGCGGGCGGATGATCGTGACGCGACAGCCGATCGGCACCGCCATCCTCATCACGCCCTGGAACTTTCCGTTGTCCCAGGCGGCCCGCAAGCTGGCTCCCGCGATCGCTGCAGGCTGCACCTCCGTGGTCAAGCCCGCCAAGGAGACACCGCTGACGCTGCTGGCGTTCGCGGAAGTCCTGAAAGATGCCGGCGTCCCGGACGGCGTCGTCAACGTGGTTACCACCAGCGATTCCAACGGGGTCATGGAGCCGCTGATCCGCTCCGGCCTTGCCCGTAAGCTGTCCTTCACGGGTTCCACGCCTGTGGGGGTGAAGCTCCTGGAACAGGCGGCGGAGCAGGTGTTGAGCTCGTCGATGGAACTGGGCGGGAACGCCCCCTTCATCGTCTTCGAAGACGCGGACCTGGACGTTGCGATCGACAGCCTCATCCTGAACAAGATGTGGAACGCCGGCCAGACCTGCACTTCGGCCAACCGGATCTACGTTCACGCATCGGTGATCGACCGCTTCCAGGTGATGCTGACCGAGCGGATGTCCGGCTACGCGCAGGGGCGCGGCGTGGACGACGGCGTGACGCTGGGGCCTCTGATCAACGCCAAGCAGCTAGCGTCTGTCCATGCGATGGTCACGGATGCGCTCGACGCCGGCGCGAAGCTGGTGCTCGGAGGCGCACCGCTTGATCGTCCCGGGTTCTTCTACCCGCCAACGATCTTGCGTGACGTACCGGCGGACGCTGCCCTCAATCGGGAAGAGATCTTTGGGCCTGTTGCCGCGTTGATTCCGTTCGAGACGGAGGAAGACGTCGTGAAGCGGGCCAACGACACGGATTACGGGTTGGTCTCCTACATCTTCACCGAGGATCTACGCCGGGCTGTCCGGGTTTCTGAGGCCATGGACTCCGGCAACGTCGGCCTGAACCGAGGGACGGTGGCGTACGCAGCCGCTCCGTTCGGCGGAGTCAAGAAATCGGGCCTTGGCAGGGAGGGCGGCAAGGACGGGATCGAAGAATTCCTCGAAACCAAGTTCATCGCCCTGCAGCTCTGA